A genome region from Prionailurus viverrinus isolate Anna chromosome A3, UM_Priviv_1.0, whole genome shotgun sequence includes the following:
- the HELZ2 gene encoding helicase with zinc finger domain 2 isoform X2: MASPGSGPPPSSSAAAKELSLARLCAQLDLCLGCSQCTQRLNESTYLLRRVEHSCRHEILLARFKRATKKHVWRKVDRRPSFPRPARYEVCRYYSPGLGCRRHHHQCTFARSPEEALVWTFEREHDVRRLWLKCQVQGSGAQGDPRSPADAIRAEYGGRFQLLCAHCFQGCPPRLCPVDPQGRCPQHGACPSLLTHVSTEGRRRQQVVEVRPQPQYGQPLAYCRFVGRGRPCRHGAARCQYAHSAVEMAVWEAEQLDGLQRRDLLSIPGPGGEEHTAPHRQPPGAKLYCRACLVTCCSQEAFENHCSSMEHAWMVALDPAVPWKHRSPPAGLSEFELCPKSGLCEYGDICTKAHSDQELQEWIQRARNVELREQAAWQEGLVPYQARLLAEYQHSSSEVLVLAGTVDGVFITCSQPLVHWAHEKKTQHSWMFDVCSEEPLLHVALLKQELGADFSLVAPCLPPGRLYARGERFRVPAASPARFQVEVRVQSTSFGSFEQWVVFDFGRRPALLRKLVLQLGQAQGPGLRGEPAGGRPEELRRWHGGSRHVVPGVERTAEQVALLAKYKVPDLALDFSPGGLAPGPISCTNYRQRMHQFLYEEEAVRQELVAKLNFRGPVPLRTVLETPALGMVFPPPGALYAEVPTPSPLTPDTDQGFLLSRAVRTALVAPVPAPDDTVFEARLEAQAGSERALWLLLPARCCAALGLQPHTSPVLEVQFQVDPLTFRFWHQAVDALPEERLVVPHLPACELPRPLPTLPVLRGNQKQKLAVAFIAGSSPRGERPVAPLLLYGPFGTGKTYTLAVASLEVIRQPHTKVLICTHTNSAADIYIEEHFHGHVSSGHPEATPLRVMYTDRPPSQTDAATLRYCCLTEDGRAFRLPTRAELERHRIVITTTSQARELRVPAGFFSHILIDEAAQMLECEALTPLRYATPRTRVVLAGDHMQVAPKLFSVAPGQAAGHTLLYRLFQHYQQEAHEVARRSRVIFHQNYRSTEAILSFVSRHFYVAKGSPIHASGKVPRHPQHYPLAFCHVAGNPERDASRTSWLNTAEIAQVIAKVQEIYASWPHCWGRREQRHICVVSHGAQTPCDWCQGRAARGHQGAGASVPPLRGPSLHTERSPGPAAPAVCLQVSALRQELRKRDLGQVSVGSFEVLPGREFRVVVLSTVHSPHSLRSPEAPALGFFTDARVLNTVMTRAQSQLVAVGDAVALCSFGACSKLWKSFICECVKHRSVCPEGLSLGHIEQAVVHRRHWALGAEPMLAAVAQGTVPQEGAAEGPATARTAVEKVEPGAVAQGGTFLPGTTAAGDTATQAAEAGDTASGSAAGGRPAAGDTEVEDTTSAESSARGDVAPGDAGAGLMATEGRDPEDPEDSESDFWPDSELNADDSILQELLDEGRNVMVTVREDGLLDTVAGSESPHQAWGYTNLPRAKLRKLLRSQPERYRHCAFVQETFERATAVPLDGVDPGPIQVRGRLCCGMAFSGDEVLVEVLGGDRGTSGRLQGRVVGVLKRKHRELVFVCRMDEWDPRIMTPIDGSVTKIFVAELKDPLRVPIHRVLQGRVQRVGHERLTAEARGSRLFRVRIVLWRQRFYYPLGIVLEVLPEASTWERGLRVLDLEHGLGEPSPEPASTCRASKKHRAPGRREDCRGFLTFTVDPQGARYLDDALSVRDLGPRYEVAVHIADVASSVPRDGALDVEARRRGTAFYAPDREPVPMLPDSLCQDVLSLLPGQDRLAISLFLTVEKGSDQLKSLRFAPSVIRSDRQLSYEEAELAIKRHPGAGRELPAQLDSVDACVAAACHLSRVLRRHRLQTDSHYEQPTEDCALGFRAAHVMVKEYMIQFNSLVAELLVSSERTRTVTPLRWQPAPSDRQLAALREKHGQLVPLSLHLRHHLGGCGPPPPRLYLLASLWRHVQLAARAHDGDRLADLVTTDDVHPPLAPVGLDLRKALGRSVFGRSREGGRPVAGHYALQVDCYTWATSPIRRYLDVVLQRLILLALGHGGSAYSARDIGGLCHEFSYQHGRAQSYQRRARSLHLAVQLKTQSRSKLGFVVDLEAGARCFKLLFPANRETLPDPCPIFYRALQLAEHPCCLARRPGLRLSWRRRVYSVQEGRPCSPPPGALLDPHTRPVDADLWQRLLRLVEEQRWPQAAALVQERGAADPQRRELGRVRRSHCGHFVEVARELGVGDTLQVQLSATLQRGFLAPTLQLWTVAPGLTLCLEHVERPGDCFSGQMPQAGRDRCSDVGEHCHVWGPFCSLEAATSAVSENDSVTLQHVRISWERTAQGRLRGAFCLETSFLSEHCTDLSFRHCYLCIRLEGLPAGAGAGPGQPPPAAPSSSPSSLGPFLSIDPDTYTWVAHGLTEDWDLRESQADRQEIPKQVHFSIQHMAMEKVPEEVLRPGTPFTVEVLPKQLPDIRKEEAVCGLKDASPLVISIALGQPIPPHCQQTLCRGTYGRLLEKQTFDLPGGRHTLNPSQNGAIREALKKQFTVIQGPPGAGKTVVGFHIVFWFHKSNEQQVGACAPPSEEKQPGGPCILYCGPSNKSVDVLAGLLLSRRTELKPLRVYSEQAEAADFPMPGVGGRGLPKKSPREGSPNQTLRSITLHHRIRQASNPYAPDIRALDARLQKGEIFSKEDLSWYRNVLGKARKFELDRHTVILCTCSCAALASLKKLNVRQILIDEAGMATEPETLIPLVKFSKAEKVVLLGDHKQLRPVVKNEQLQNLGLDRSLFERYHTEAYMLDIQYRMHKGICTFPSLEFYNGKLKTWQGLRRPPSVLGHVDKESCPVIFGHVQGHEQSLLVSTDEGNENSKANLEEVTEVVRIAKQMTLGRTVDPKDIAVLTPYNAQAAEISKSLLREGVAGVTVCSISKSQGSEWRYVLVSTVRTCQESDLDQRPTKSWLKKFLGFVVDPNQVNVAITRAQEGLCLIGDHRLLRCCPLWRRFLDFCEAQQSLVPANQVRVRKRPAVSP; encoded by the exons ATGGCGTCCCCGGGGTCTGGCCCACCACCCAGCAGCTCGGCGGCCGCCAAGGAGCTGTCCCTGGCCAGGCTGTGCGCCCAACTGGACCTGTGTCTGGGCTGCTCCCAGTGCACTCAGCGGCTCAACGAGAGCACCTACCTCCTGCGCAGGGTAGAGCACAGCTGTCGCCACGAGATCCTGCTGGCCCGCTTCAAGCGAGCCACCAAGAAGCACGTCTGGCGCAAGGTGGACCGCCGGCCCAGCTTCCCGCGGCCTGCCCGCTACGAAGTGTGCCGCTACTACAGCCCGGGGCTGGGCTGCCGGCGCCACCACCACCAGTGCACGTTTGCCCGGAGCCCGGAGGAGGCGCTGGTCTGGACCTTCGAGCGCGAGCACGACGTCCGGCGTCTGTGGCTCAAGTGCCAGGTGCAGGGCAGCGGGGCCCAGGGCGACCCGCGCAGCCCGGCCGACGCCATCCGTGCCGAGTACGGCGGCCGCTTCCAGCTGCTCTGTGCCCACTGCTTCCAAGGCTGCCCGCCACGCCTCTGCCCCGTGGACCCCCAGGGGCGGTGcccccagcacggagcctgccctTCACTCCTGACCCACGTGAGCACCGAGGGCCGCCGCAGGCAGCAGGTGGTGGAGGTGCGGCCGCAGCCCCAGTACGGCCAGCCCCTGGCCTACTGCAGGTTCGTGGGGCGCGGGCGGCCCTGCCGGCACGGGGCGGCCCGCTGCCAGTACGCACACAGCGCCGTGGAGATGGCCGTGTGGGAGGCAGAGCAGCTGGACGGGCTCCAGAGGCGGGACCTGCTCTCGATCCCCGGCCCCGGCGGGGAGGAGCACACGGCTCCCCACCGCCAGCCCCCCGGAGCCAAGCTGTACTGCCGCGCCTGCCTGGTCACCTGCTGCTCCCAGGAggcctttgagaaccactgctcatCAATGGAGCATGCGTGGATGGTGGCCTTGGACCCGGCCGTGCCCTGGAAACACCGCAGCCCGCCTGCCGGGCTCTCCGAGTTTGAGCTCTGCCCAAA ATCCGGCCTCTGTGAGTACGGGGACATCTGCACCAAGGCGCATTCAGACCAGGAGCTGCAGGAGTGGATCCAGCGGGCACGGAACGTGGAGCTGCGGGAGCAGGCCGCGTGGCAGGAGGGGCTGGTGCCTTACCAGGCGCGGCTGCTAGCCGAGTACCAGCACAGCAGCAGTGAGGTCCTCGTG CTGGCCGGGACCGTGGACGGCGTGTTCATCACCTGCAGCCAGCCCTTGGTGCACTGGGCCCACGAGAAGAAAACGCAGCACAGCTGGATGTTCGACGTCTGCTCTGAG gagcccctgctgcACGTGGCGCTGCTCAAGCAGGAGCTGGGAGCAGACTTCTCGCTGGTGGCGCCCTGCCTCCCGCCGGGCCGGCTCTACGCACGGGGCGAGCGCTTCCGCGTGCCGGCGGCCTCGCCGGCCAGGTTCCAGGTGGAGGTGCGCGTGCAGAGCACCTCCTTCGGCTCCTTCGAGCAGTGGGTGGTCTTCGACTTTGGCCGCAGGCCGGCGCTGCTGCGGAAGCTGGTGCTGCAGCTGGGCCAGGCGCAGGGCCCGGGGCTCCGGGGGGAGCCGGCAGGCGGCCGCCCCGAGGAGCTGCGGCGCTGGCACGGCGGCAGCCGCCACGTGGTCCCTGGCGTGGAGCGGACCGCCGAGCAGGTGGCCCTGCTGGCCAAGTACAAGGTGCCTGACCTGGCCCTCGACTTCAGCCCCGGCGGCCTGGCCCCAGGTCCCATCTCCTGCACCAACTACCGGCAGAGGATGCACCAGTTTCTCTACGAGGAGGAAGCCGTTCGGCAAGAGCTGGTGGCCAA GCTGAACTTCCGGGGCCCGGTGCCCCTGAGGACAGTACTGGAGACGCCGGCCCTGGGCATGGTCTTCCCGCCGCCGGGGGCCCTCTACGCCGAGGTGCCCACGCCCTCCCCTCTGACGCCAGACACAGACCAGGGCTTTCTGCTGAGCCGGGCGGTCCGCACCGCCTTGGTGGCCCCCGTGCCCGCCCCTGACGACACGGTGTTCGAAGCGCGGCTGGAGGCCCAGGCCGGCTCGGAGAGGGCGCTGTGGCTGCTGCTGCCGGCCCGCTGCTGCGCGGCCCTGGGACTGCAGCCCCACACCAGCCCCGTCCTGGAGGTGCAGTTCCAGGTCGACCCGCTGACCTTCCGCTTCTGGCACCAGGCGGTGGACGCGCTGCCTGAGGAGCGCCTGGTGGTGCCCCACCTGCCGGCCTGTGAGCTGCCGcgccccctgcccaccctgcccgTGCTGCGCGGCAACCAGAAGCAGAAGTTGGCGGTGGCGTTCATTGCGGGCAGCAGCCCCAGGGGCGAGCGGCCCGTCGCCCCGCTGCTGCTCTACGGCCCTTTCGGCACCGGCAAGACCTACACGCTGGCCGTGGCCTCCCTGGAGGTCATCCGGCAGCCGCACACCAAGGTGCTCATCTGCACGCACACCAACAG TGCGGCCGACATCTACATCGAGGAGCATTTCCATGGCCACGTCAGCAGCGGCCACCCTGAGGCCACCCCGCTGCGGGTGATGTACACGGACCGCCCGCCCAGCCAGACGGACGCGGCCACGCTGCGGTACTGCTGCCTGACGGAGGACGGCCGGGCCTTCCGCCTCCCAACGCGGGCGGAGCTGGAGAGGCACCGCATCgtcatcaccaccacctcccAGGCCCGCGAGCTCAGGGTGCCTGCCGGCTTCTTCTCGCACATCCTCATCGACGAGGCCGCCCAGATGCTGGAGTGCGAGGCCCTCACCCCGCTGCGCTACGCCACGCCCCGCACCCGCGTGGTGCTGGCCGGCGACCACATGCAGGTCGCGCCCAAGCTCTTCAGCGTGGCCCCGGGCCAGGCGGCCGGGCACACGCTGCTGTACCGCCTCTTCCAGCACTACCAGCAGGAGGCGCACGAGGTGGCCCGGCGCAGCCGCGTCATCTTCCACCAGAACTATCGCAGCACCGAGGCCATCCTCAGCTTCGTCTCGCGTCACTTCTACGTGGCCAAGGGCAGCCCCATCCACGCCAGTGGCAAGGTTCCTCGCCACCCCCAGCACTACCCGCTCGCGTTCTGCCACGTGGCGGGCAACCCTGAGCGTGACGCGTCAAGGACGTCCTGGCTCAACACAGCCGAGATTGCCCAGGTCATCGCCAAGGTGCAGGAGATCTATGCCTCCTGGCCCCACTGCTGGGGCCGCCGGGAGCAGAGGCACATCTGTGTGGTGTCCCACGGCGCCCAG ACACCATGTGATTGGTGCCAGGGCCGGGCGGCTCGAGGGCACCAGGGTGCGGGGGCCAGTGTCCCACCCTTGCGGGGACCCTCACTGCACACAGAGCGCTCACCCGGGCCTGCTGCTCCGGCCGTGTGTCTCCAGGTGAGCGCACTAAGGCAGGAACTGAGGAAGAGGGACTTGGGCCAGGTGTCCGTGGGCAGCTTCGAAGTCCTGCCAg GGCGCGAGTTCCGGGTGGTGGTGCTGAGCACCGTGCACAGCCCGCACAGCCTGCGGAGCCCCGAGGCCCCTGCCCTGGGCTTCTTCACGGACGCCCGCGTGCTCAACACCGTCATGACCCGCGCCCAGTCCCAGCTGGTGGCTGTGGGTGACGCCGTGGCCCTCTGCTCCTTCGGGGCCTGCAGCAAGTTGTGGAAGAGCTTCATCTGTGAGTGTGTGAAGCATCGCAGCGTCTGCCCCGAGGGCCTGTCGCTGGGGCACATCGAGCAGGCCGTGGTCCACAGGCGGCACTGGGCCCTCGGAGCAGAGCCAATGCTGGCAGCTGTGGCGCAGGGCACTGTCCCCCAGGAGGGGGCAGCCGAGGGCCCAGCTACAGCGCGCACAGCCGTGGAAAAGGTGGAGCCCGGGGCGGTGGCCCAAGGCGGTACCTTCCTGCCCGGGACCACGGCGGCGGGAGACACGGCCACACAGGCGGCAGAGGCTGGGGATACAGCGTCGGGGTCTGCGGCCGGGGGGCGCCCGGCAGCGGGGGACACGGAGGTGGAGGACACGACATCAGCAGAGAGCTCAGCGAGGGGCGACGTGGCCCCCGGGGATGCGGGAGCAGGGCTGATGGCCACGGAAGGCAGGGACCCCGAGGACCCTGAGGACTCCGAGTCCGACTTCTGGCCTGACAGCGAGCTCAACGCCGATGACTCCATCCTGCAGGAGCTCCTGGATGAAGGCCGGAACGTGATGGTGACCGTCCGGGAAGATGGGCTTCTGGACACCGTGGCCGGGTCCGAGTCCCCGCACCAGGCCTGGGGGTACACGAACCTGCCACGGGCCAAGCTGCGGAAGCTTCTCCGCTCGCAGCCCGAGCGGTACCGCCACTGTGCCTTCGTGCAGGAGACCTTTGAGCGGGCGACGGCCGTCCCGCTGGACGGCGTGGACCCCGGCCCCATCCAGGTCAGGGGCCGCTTGTGCTGTGGGATGGCCTTCAGCGGGGACGAGGTGCTGGTGGAGGTCCTGGGCGGAGACAGAGGCACCTCGGGGAGGCTGCAGGGCCGTGTGGTGGGGGTGCTGAAGAGGAAGCACCGGGAGCTGGTGTTCGTGTGCCGCATGGACGAGTGGGACCCCCGCATCATGACCCCCATCGACGGCTCCGTGACGAAGATCTTCGTGGCCGAGCTGAAAGACCCCCTGCGGGTGCCCATCCACCGCGTCCTGCAGGGCCGCGTGCAGCGCGTGGGGCACGAGCGGCTCACCGCCGAGGCGCGGGGCAGCCGGCTCTTCCGCGTGCGCATCGTCCTGTGGCGGCAGCGTTTCTATTACCCGCTGGGCATCGTCCTGGAGGTGCTGCCCGAGGCCAGCACCTGGGAGCGGGGCCTCCGCGTCCTGGACCTGGAGCACGGCCTGGGGGAGCCCTCGCCAGAGCCGGCCTCCACCTGCAGGGCCTCGAAGAAGCACCGGGCACCCGGCCGCCGGGAGGACTGCCGCGGCTTCCTGACCTTCACCGTGGACCCCCAAGGCGCCCGCTACCTGGATGACGCCCTCAGCGTCCGAGATCTGGGCCCCAGGTACGAAGTGGCCGTGCACATCGCTGACGTGGCCAGCTCTGTCCCCAGGGACGGGGCTCTGGACGTGGAGGCCCGCAGGCGGGGCACCGCATTCTATGCCCCCGACCGGGAGCCGGTGCCCATGCTGCCCGACAGCCTCTGCCAGGATGTGCTCAGCCTCCTGCCGGGCCAGGACCGCTTGgccatctccctcttcctcaccGTTGAGAAGGGCAGCGACCAGCTCAAAAGCCTGCGCTTCGCGCCCTCCGTGATCCGCTCCGACCGCCAGCTGTCGTACGAGGAGGCCGAGCTCGCGATCAAGAGGCACCCGGGGGCGGGCCGGGAGCTGCCGGCCCAGCTGGACTCCGTGGACGCCTGCGTCGCGGCCGCGTGCCACTTGTCCCGGGTGCTGCGCCGGCACCGCCTGCAGACGGACTCCCACTACGAGCAGCCGACCGAGGACTGCGCGCTGGGCTTCCGTGCGGCCCACGTCATGGTCAAAGAGTACATGATCCAGTTCAACAGCCTGGTGGCCGAGCTCCTGGTGAGCAGCGAGCGCACGCGGACGGTCACGCCGCTGCGCTGGCAGCCCGCGCCCAGCGACCGCCAGCTCGCGGCGCTGCGCGAGAAGCACGGGCAGCTGGTGCCCCTGTCGCTGCACCTCCGCCACCACCTGGGGGGCTGCGGCCCCCCCCCGCCGCGGCTCTACCTCCTGGCCTCCCTGTGGAGGCACGTCCAGCTCGCAGCCCGCGCCCACGACGGTGACCGCCTGGCGGACCTCGTCACCACGGACGACGTGCACCCGCCTCTGGCGCCCGTGGGCCTCGACCTCCGCAAGGCCCTGGGCCGCTCCGTGTTCGGCCGCTCCCGCGAGGGCGGACGGCCGGTGGCCGGCCACTACGCGCTGCAGGTGGACTGCTACACGTGGGCCACCTCCCCCATCCGCAGGTACCTGGACGTGGTGCTGCAGCGGCTGATCCTGCTGGCGCTGGGCCACGGCGGCTCCGCCTACTCCGCCCGGGACATCGGCGGGCTGTGCCACGAGTTCAGCTACCAGCACGGGCGCGCCCAGAGCTACCAGCGCCGGGCCCGGAGCCTGCACCTGGCGGTACAGCTCAAGACCCAGTCGCGCAGCAAGCTGGGCTTCGTGGTGGACCTGGAGGCGGGCGCCCGCTGCTTCAAGCTGCTCTTCCCGGCCAACCGCGAGACCCTGCCCGACCCCTGCCCTATCTTCTACCGCGCCCTGCAGCTGGCCGAGCACCCCTGCTGCCTGGCGAGGCGGCCGGGCCTGCGGCTTTCGTGGCGGCGCCGCGTCTACTCGGTGCAGGAGGGCAGGCCGTGCTCCCCGCCGCCCGGCGCCCTGCTGGACCCGCACACCCGGCCCGTGGACGCCGACCTGTGGCAACGGCTGCTGCGGCTGGTGGAGGAGCAGCGGTGGCCCCAGGCGGCCGCCCTGGTGCAGGAGCGAGGTGCGGCGGACCCCCAGCGGCGGGAGCTGGGGCGGGTGCGGCGGAGCCACTGTGGCCACTTTGTGGAGGTGGCCCGGGAGCTGGGCGTGGGGGACACGCTGCAGGTGCAGCTCAGCGCCACCCTGCAGCGCGGGTTCCTGGCACCGACCCTGCAGCTGTGGACTGTGGCCCCTGGCCTCACCCTCTGCCTGGAGCACGTGGAGAGGCCAGGCGACTGCTTCTCGGGCCAGATGCCCCAGGCGGGGCGGGACCGGTGTTCGGACGTGGGCGAGCACTGCCACGTGTGGGGGCCCTTCTGCTCCCTGGAGGCGGCCACCAGCGCCGTCTCGGAGAATGACTCAGTCACGCTGCAGCACGTGCGCATATCCTGGGAGCGCACGGCGCAGGGGCGGCTGCGGGGCGCCTTCTGCCTGGAAACCTCCTTCCTCAGCGAGCACTGTACCGACCTCAGCTTCAGGCACTGCTACCTGTGCATCCGGCTCGAGGGGCTGCCGGCTGGGGCCGGTGCTGGACCCGGCCAGCCTCCCCCGGCCGCCCCGTCCTCCAGCCCCAGCAGCCTCGGGCCCTTCCTGAGCATCGACCCCGACACGTACACGTGGGTGGCCCACGGGCTGACAGAAGACTGGGACCTGAGAGAGAGCCAGGCGGACCGGCAGGAGATCCCCAAGCAGGTGCACTTCTCCATCCAGCACATGGCCATGGAGAAGGTTCCAGAAGAGGTGCTGAGGCCTGGCACCCCATTCACCGTCGAGGTGCTGCCCAAGCAGCTTCCTGACAT CCGCAAGGAAGAAGCCGTGTGTGGGCTGAAGGACGCGTCCCCGCTGGTCATCAGCATTGCCCTGGGCCAGCCCATCCCTCCGCACTGCCAGCAGACCCTCTGCCGGG GGACCTACGGCAGGCTCCTGGAGAAACAGACGTTCGACCTCCCCGGAGGCCGCCACACGCTGAACCCCAGCCAGAATGGGGCCATCAGGGAGGCTCTGAAGAAGCAGTTCACTGTGATCCAGGGCCCTCCAG GCGCAGGGAAGACGGTGGTGGGCTTCCACATTGTGTTCTGGTTTCACAAGTCAAACGAGCAGCAGGTGGGGGCCTGTGCCCCCCCCAGTGAGGAGAAGCAGCCGGGGGGCCCCTGCATCTTGTACTGCGGCCCCTCTAACAAGTCGGTGGACGTCCTGGCAG GACTGCTCCTGAGCAGGAGAACGGAGCTGAAGCCCCTTCGAGTGTACAGTGAGCAGGCGGAGGCTGCGGACTTCCCGATGCCGGGTGTGGGCGGCAGGGGTCTGCCCAAGAAGAGCCCTCGGGAGGGCAGTCCCAACCAGACGCTCAG gAGCATCACCCTGCACCACAGGATCCGGCAGGCTTCCAACCCCTATGCACCAGACATCAGGGCGCTTGACGCCCGGCTGCAGAAAGGGGAGATCTTTTCCAAGGAGGATCTCAGCTG GTACAGGAATGTCCTGGGGAAGGCACGGAAGTTCGAGCTGGACCGGCACACAGTCATCCTGTGCACGTGCTCATGCGCGGCCCTGGCCAGCCTCAAGAAGCTCAACGTCCGGCAGATCCTTATCGATGAGGCCGGCATGGCCACAGAGCCTGAGACCCTCATCCCGCTGGTGAAGTTCTCGAAGGCTGAGAAG GTGGTTCTTCTCGGGGACCACAAGCAGCTGCGGCCTGTGGTCAAGAACGAGCAGCTGCAAAATCTGGGGCTGGACCGGTCTCTCTTCGAGAGGTACCACACGGAGGCCTACATGTTGGACATACAGTACCGCATG CACAAGGGCATCTGTACCTTCCCGTCCCTGGAGTTCTACAATGGGAAGCTGAAGACCTGGCAGGGCCTGAGGCGGCCACCCAGTGTCCTCGGCCACGTTGACAAGGAGAGCTGCCCTGTCATTTTTGGCCACGTGCAAGGCCATGAACAGAGCCTACTGGTGTCCACAGATGAAGGGAATGAAAACTCCAAGGCCAACCTGGAGGAGGTAACAGAGGTG GTCCGCATTGCCAAACAGATGACCCTGGGCAGGACAGTGGACCCCAAGGACATCGCAGTTCTCACTCCCTACAACGCTCAGGCTGCGGAGATCAGCAAGAGTCTCCTGCGGGAGGGTGTCGCTGGAGTGACTGTGTGCTCCATCTCCAAGAGCCAGG GAAGCGAGTGGCGCTACGTGCTGGTGAGCACGGTCCGCACGTGCCAGGAAAGTGACCTGGACCAGCGGCCGACTAAGAGCTGGCTTAAGAAGTTCCTGGGCTTTGTTGTGGACCCCAACCAAGTGAACGTGGCCATCACCCGGGCCCAAGAGGGGCTCTGCCTCATCG gagACCACCGCCTCCTGCGTTGTTGCCCTCTCTGGCGTAGATTCCTGGACTTCTGCGAGGCCCAGCAGAGCCTTGTGCCCGCCAACCAGGTGCGAGTTCGGAAGAGGCCAGCCGTGTCTCCCTGA